A window of the Bdellovibrio sp. ZAP7 genome harbors these coding sequences:
- a CDS encoding ScpA family protein, with the protein MSITVQLPKFEGPLGLLLYLIRKEEMDIMDIKIHEITKQYLDYIRLMKELDLEVAGEFIAMASTLIQIKSRMLLPQYNENGEVIEQEDPRKELVQKLLEYQKYQEAAKLLYDRPLVGRDVWLRGSREKLDEKEDEIILEDNALFALISSYRKVLRSVKKKVHEVKAKAQSISSRVLELKDYLIVGRKITMMELVNATEDRARQALITFLSLLELGKMGFVGLYQSEVYSDIWVDTKKPIETDVLSRVEEYDSMGADRIAEQMMADAKKADPTEDLMDDSADEAPVEQQAQMSFVETPMDFTAGMSDLTAEIAGMDAELDFLEAEEGGAEAASDEEILAAEGELEEMATETVAASEVIVEMAQETVAEVEAELQLEEAMTEEAITAAEEILADTTVEMTEVVAETEVEAPFETVVEPISESFIETEVEEQLEVATFEPAEAVAVVAAEMVATSDDVVAESELIFEEFIDTDPKTEAEA; encoded by the coding sequence ATGAGTATTACAGTTCAATTGCCCAAGTTTGAAGGACCATTGGGCTTGTTGCTATATCTCATCCGCAAGGAAGAGATGGATATTATGGATATCAAAATCCATGAGATCACAAAGCAATACCTTGATTATATTCGTTTGATGAAAGAATTGGATTTGGAAGTAGCGGGTGAGTTCATCGCCATGGCTTCCACTTTGATCCAAATCAAATCCCGCATGCTTCTGCCTCAATATAATGAGAACGGCGAAGTCATCGAGCAGGAAGATCCACGTAAAGAGTTGGTTCAAAAACTTTTGGAATACCAAAAATACCAAGAGGCCGCGAAACTTCTTTATGATCGTCCTTTGGTGGGTCGTGACGTTTGGTTGCGTGGTTCCCGTGAAAAACTGGATGAAAAAGAAGACGAAATCATTCTTGAAGACAACGCGTTGTTTGCGTTGATCTCTTCTTATCGCAAAGTTTTGCGTTCTGTTAAAAAGAAAGTCCACGAAGTTAAAGCGAAAGCTCAATCCATCTCCAGCCGCGTATTGGAGTTGAAAGACTACCTTATCGTAGGCCGCAAAATCACAATGATGGAGTTGGTGAATGCGACAGAAGATCGCGCTCGTCAGGCTTTGATCACGTTCTTGTCTTTGCTTGAGCTTGGTAAAATGGGCTTCGTAGGTCTTTACCAGTCAGAAGTTTATTCAGACATCTGGGTTGATACAAAAAAACCGATCGAAACAGATGTTCTGTCCCGCGTGGAAGAGTACGATTCTATGGGCGCTGACAGAATCGCTGAACAAATGATGGCTGACGCTAAAAAAGCCGATCCAACAGAAGATCTTATGGATGACAGTGCTGATGAAGCTCCGGTTGAGCAGCAAGCTCAAATGAGCTTTGTTGAAACTCCAATGGATTTCACGGCAGGTATGTCTGATCTAACAGCGGAAATTGCGGGTATGGATGCAGAGCTGGACTTCTTGGAAGCCGAAGAGGGTGGCGCAGAGGCTGCCTCGGATGAAGAAATTCTGGCTGCTGAAGGCGAATTAGAAGAGATGGCTACAGAAACTGTGGCTGCATCTGAAGTGATTGTTGAGATGGCGCAGGAAACTGTAGCTGAAGTCGAAGCTGAACTTCAACTTGAAGAAGCAATGACAGAAGAAGCTATCACTGCTGCTGAAGAAATCCTTGCAGATACGACAGTTGAAATGACGGAAGTTGTCGCTGAAACAGAGGTGGAGGCACCGTTTGAAACCGTTGTTGAGCCGATCTCTGAATCATTCATTGAAACAGAAGTTGAAGAACAACTTGAAGTTGCCACTTTTGAGCCAGCAGAAGCCGTAGCGGTGGTGGCTGCTGAAATGGTTGCGACATCTGACGATGTAGTTGCTGAATCTGAACTAATTTTTGAAGAATTTATTGATACTGATCCTAAGACTGAAGCTGAGGCGTAG
- a CDS encoding site-2 protease family protein, with product MDIAEIGAKIGIYFIPFLFALCFHEFAHGWVARLRGDNTAEQMGRLSMNPLVHMDMIGTFILPLVSIVLATPIFFGWAKPVPVNSRNLKNPRVDMFWIALAGPLSNILLAIVAAFLIGFLAKFFSASIYFKPVFEILKAFLMTNLFLAFFNMIPLHPLDGGKVLARFLPAQLNYKLEQNEQITSMVLMGLVLTGALRILAIPVFWSAQSLLTLALAGFGIS from the coding sequence ATGGATATTGCAGAAATCGGCGCCAAGATTGGCATTTATTTTATCCCTTTTCTTTTCGCACTGTGCTTTCACGAATTTGCACACGGCTGGGTTGCGCGTCTGCGTGGTGACAACACGGCGGAACAAATGGGCCGTCTTTCCATGAACCCTTTGGTTCATATGGATATGATTGGTACATTTATTTTGCCACTGGTGTCCATCGTTCTGGCAACTCCGATTTTCTTCGGTTGGGCTAAGCCAGTCCCGGTGAATTCCCGTAATTTAAAAAATCCTCGCGTGGATATGTTCTGGATTGCACTTGCCGGTCCGCTTTCAAACATTCTATTGGCGATTGTTGCGGCGTTCCTTATTGGCTTCCTGGCGAAGTTCTTTTCCGCATCGATTTATTTCAAACCGGTGTTCGAGATTTTAAAAGCATTTTTGATGACAAACTTGTTCCTGGCGTTTTTCAATATGATCCCGCTTCATCCACTGGATGGCGGTAAAGTGCTCGCAAGATTTTTGCCGGCCCAATTGAATTATAAGTTGGAACAGAATGAACAAATCACCAGCATGGTTTTGATGGGATTAGTTCTGACAGGTGCATTGCGTATTTTGGCAATCCCTGTGTTTTGGAGTGCACAAAGTTTACTTACGTTAGCTCTGGCTGGGTTCGGAATTTCTTAA
- a CDS encoding acyl-CoA dehydrogenase: MSDVTNARPALTTLSEDETAFRDAVRAFAESEIKPHVTHMDEKAEMNKDILKKLFEMGLMGIETPEKYGGAGSTFTMACLAVEEIGRVDGSVSVLVDVQNTLTTNAFLKWGTEAQKEKYLGAMASKWVGAYALSESSSGSDAFALKLKAEDKGDKWVLNGSKLWITNGNEADVFICFANIDHAKGYKGITAFIVEKSFKGFKVGKKEDKLGIRASSTCELLFENCEVPKENVLGEVGKGYKIAIETLNEGRIGIGAQMIGIAQGAYEAALGYVKGREQFGKPIAHFQGVQFQLAEMRTELEAARLMVYNAARLKDAGLDFIESAAMAKLYSSRAAEKITSKAIDLFGGNGFTKEYPVEKFWRDAKIGQIYEGTTNMQLQTIAKMELDK; the protein is encoded by the coding sequence ATGTCTGACGTAACTAATGCACGTCCAGCTTTGACAACACTATCTGAAGACGAAACGGCTTTCCGTGATGCTGTAAGAGCCTTCGCAGAATCTGAAATCAAACCCCATGTGACACACATGGACGAAAAAGCTGAGATGAACAAAGACATCCTTAAAAAGCTTTTCGAAATGGGCTTGATGGGTATCGAAACTCCAGAAAAATACGGCGGCGCAGGTTCCACTTTCACAATGGCTTGCTTGGCTGTTGAAGAAATCGGTCGCGTAGACGGTTCAGTTTCTGTTCTTGTTGACGTACAAAACACTCTAACGACAAACGCATTCCTTAAATGGGGTACAGAAGCGCAAAAAGAAAAATACTTGGGCGCAATGGCTTCTAAATGGGTTGGCGCTTACGCTTTGTCTGAATCATCTTCTGGTTCTGATGCATTCGCATTGAAACTTAAAGCAGAAGATAAAGGTGATAAATGGGTTTTGAATGGTTCAAAACTTTGGATCACAAACGGTAACGAAGCTGACGTATTCATCTGCTTTGCAAACATCGACCACGCAAAAGGCTACAAAGGCATCACAGCGTTCATCGTTGAGAAATCTTTCAAAGGCTTCAAAGTTGGTAAAAAAGAAGACAAACTAGGTATCCGCGCTTCTTCTACTTGCGAATTGCTGTTCGAAAACTGCGAAGTACCAAAAGAAAACGTACTTGGCGAAGTTGGCAAAGGCTACAAAATCGCTATCGAAACATTGAATGAAGGTCGTATCGGTATCGGCGCACAAATGATCGGTATCGCTCAAGGCGCTTACGAAGCAGCATTGGGTTATGTTAAAGGTCGTGAGCAGTTCGGCAAACCAATTGCTCATTTCCAAGGCGTTCAATTCCAGTTGGCAGAAATGCGTACTGAATTGGAAGCCGCTCGTTTGATGGTTTACAACGCCGCTCGTTTGAAAGACGCGGGTCTTGATTTCATCGAATCAGCAGCGATGGCGAAACTTTACTCTTCTCGTGCAGCGGAAAAGATCACTTCTAAAGCGATCGATTTGTTCGGCGGCAACGGATTCACTAAAGAATACCCAGTTGAAAAGTTCTGGAGAGATGCAAAAATTGGTCAAATCTACGAAGGTACGACTAACATGCAACTTCAAACGATCGCTAAAATGGAATTGGACAAATAG
- a CDS encoding peptide ABC transporter substrate-binding protein, with product MKRILPALLILVSINAKGADSKSAPFVFRLHLSGEPTQMDPNRQKTSASSYLLANLFRNIYIYDNDKGLVPDLGSCTREKSQALVCKLKKDLQWSDGSPLTSADFLRTYKKMLNPKVAAPRADLLFKVKNAEDIYKGLKEIDTLGIIAPDPVTLRFEFQGKAPDFEYNLTSFLLAPTKEDVKVYSGPYKLKEWLQGQRITLEPNFKYQGGHPQRPLVEFLFIEEDTVALQLYEKNQLQLLRRLPTLFIPKSKNRPDFHWISAIRFDYLGFGPDLQKSDELRKALTYSLNYPELQKLFSSKGRPGCAGLPDSWFPEKAPCYDFDLKKVPKVKSDKTFTLMFSSLGGEDHKRATEWMQAQWQKNANLRLHLEMKENKVFINELQTNPPAMFRKGIAPDRPTCLAALETFASDSPENYIQLKSPEYDKILEQLGNSVKTAEQKKLCLTGVKFLMDRNLIIPLGAFDFAMLIKPEFVGWKFNQMNQLDLSQLHPRP from the coding sequence ATGAAACGTATTCTTCCGGCACTTTTAATTCTAGTTTCTATAAATGCCAAAGGTGCTGATTCAAAATCAGCACCTTTTGTTTTTCGCCTGCATCTTTCGGGCGAACCCACACAAATGGATCCGAATCGTCAAAAGACTTCGGCTTCCAGCTATCTTTTAGCGAATCTTTTCCGCAATATTTATATCTATGATAACGACAAGGGACTGGTCCCTGATCTGGGCTCTTGCACCCGTGAAAAATCACAAGCTTTGGTCTGCAAGTTAAAGAAAGACCTTCAATGGAGTGATGGCTCCCCGCTGACTTCAGCGGATTTTCTACGTACTTACAAGAAAATGTTAAATCCAAAAGTCGCAGCTCCGCGCGCGGATTTATTATTCAAAGTTAAAAACGCAGAGGACATTTATAAAGGCCTTAAAGAGATCGACACACTAGGCATCATCGCACCAGACCCGGTGACTTTACGTTTTGAATTTCAAGGAAAAGCCCCGGACTTTGAATACAACCTGACAAGCTTTCTGCTCGCTCCTACCAAAGAAGATGTGAAAGTTTACTCGGGCCCTTACAAACTGAAAGAGTGGCTGCAAGGACAACGAATCACGCTGGAACCTAATTTCAAATATCAAGGCGGGCACCCACAGCGTCCGTTGGTAGAGTTTCTTTTTATCGAAGAAGACACTGTCGCTTTGCAACTGTACGAGAAAAACCAGCTACAGTTGCTTCGCCGACTCCCCACTTTATTTATTCCTAAATCTAAAAACCGCCCCGACTTTCACTGGATTTCAGCGATTCGCTTTGATTACTTGGGTTTCGGACCTGATTTGCAGAAAAGCGACGAGCTCCGTAAAGCTTTGACTTACTCTCTCAACTATCCGGAATTGCAAAAGCTTTTTTCTTCGAAAGGTCGTCCAGGTTGTGCCGGTTTACCTGACTCCTGGTTTCCTGAAAAAGCACCCTGCTATGATTTCGATCTTAAGAAAGTTCCAAAAGTTAAAAGCGACAAAACGTTCACTTTGATGTTTTCCTCTTTAGGTGGCGAAGATCACAAGCGTGCGACGGAATGGATGCAGGCGCAATGGCAGAAAAATGCGAACCTGCGCCTGCACCTGGAAATGAAGGAAAACAAAGTTTTCATCAACGAACTTCAGACCAATCCTCCGGCGATGTTTCGTAAAGGTATTGCTCCGGATCGACCGACTTGCCTGGCAGCACTGGAAACTTTTGCCAGCGACAGCCCCGAAAATTACATTCAACTGAAAAGTCCCGAATATGACAAAATCCTCGAGCAATTGGGGAACTCCGTGAAAACTGCCGAACAGAAAAAATTATGTCTCACAGGGGTAAAATTTCTGATGGATCGAAACCTGATCATTCCCTTAGGAGCATTTGATTTTGCTATGTTGATCAAGCCGGAATTTGTTGGATGGAAATTCAATCAAATGAATCAGCTGGACTTGTCGCAGTTACATCCAAGACCTTAA